The following proteins are co-located in the Fluviicola sp. genome:
- a CDS encoding Na+/H+ antiporter produces the protein MHHSLLFFLCLLFGVFMLVMLAQRVKIAYPIFLVLAGLGISMIPGIPKVTIDPEIIFLIFLPPLLYEAAWYTSWNDFWKWKRPISLLAFGLVFFTSLIVAFVSSSIIPDFSLAMGFLLGGIISPPDAVAAATVLKGMPVPKRVLTILEGESLVNDASSLIVFKFALAAILTGTFSFQEATGQFFLVAGMGIVVGIVGAHVFYAVHRFLPTTPAIDAALTVMTPYLLFLVAEHYHFSGVMAVVSGGLFMSYRAHEVFRTGSTRLNMLGVWTTMIFVMNAFVFIIIGLQLPDIIAGLGGYSVAEAVKYALIISGIIIVLRILWVYPAAFVPRWLSARVRKDPSPGWKGPLIIGWAGMRGVVSLATALSIPLLTTYGTDFPHRNLIVFITFVVILITLVVQGLTLPLIIKLIKLEEIDHVVRGDEQQAGIQLRLDTIALDHVHKKHTGELADNELLLFYKENIKLRMENTQMQLNSAECSQMKAAEVKKYQKVLMEVYALQRKELFKLRKEKFFSDEEIRKAELQVDLNELKIHNSKHL, from the coding sequence ATGCATCATTCATTATTGTTTTTTCTTTGCCTTCTTTTCGGAGTTTTTATGCTGGTTATGCTGGCGCAGCGTGTAAAAATCGCTTACCCGATCTTCCTGGTTTTGGCGGGGCTGGGAATCAGTATGATCCCCGGAATTCCGAAAGTGACGATTGACCCGGAGATTATTTTTTTGATCTTCCTGCCACCGTTGCTTTACGAAGCAGCCTGGTATACCTCGTGGAATGATTTCTGGAAATGGAAGCGCCCGATCTCGCTCCTTGCCTTCGGATTGGTTTTCTTTACATCTTTAATTGTTGCCTTTGTTTCCAGTTCCATCATACCAGATTTCAGCCTGGCGATGGGATTTTTACTGGGAGGTATTATTTCTCCTCCGGATGCAGTAGCAGCGGCAACTGTGTTAAAAGGAATGCCTGTCCCGAAACGGGTATTGACCATTCTTGAAGGTGAAAGCCTGGTGAATGACGCTTCTTCTCTGATTGTTTTCAAATTTGCCCTGGCAGCTATTCTCACCGGAACATTTTCATTCCAGGAAGCGACCGGGCAATTTTTCCTGGTTGCAGGAATGGGAATTGTGGTAGGGATAGTGGGTGCGCATGTCTTTTATGCCGTACACCGGTTTTTACCCACCACACCAGCTATTGATGCAGCCTTGACAGTCATGACACCTTATTTATTGTTCCTGGTGGCGGAGCATTACCATTTTTCAGGGGTGATGGCTGTTGTAAGCGGCGGTTTGTTTATGTCGTACAGGGCCCACGAGGTTTTCAGAACGGGAAGTACGCGTCTGAATATGCTCGGCGTATGGACCACGATGATCTTTGTGATGAATGCTTTTGTGTTCATTATTATCGGGCTGCAATTGCCTGATATCATTGCCGGATTGGGAGGATACTCCGTTGCTGAAGCTGTGAAATACGCATTGATTATCAGCGGGATTATTATTGTGCTGCGGATCCTGTGGGTTTACCCGGCAGCTTTTGTACCGCGCTGGCTCAGTGCACGGGTAAGAAAAGATCCTTCCCCGGGATGGAAAGGCCCGTTGATCATCGGTTGGGCAGGAATGCGGGGAGTGGTTTCACTGGCAACCGCTTTATCGATTCCATTGCTGACTACTTATGGAACAGATTTTCCGCACCGGAATCTCATCGTTTTCATCACTTTTGTGGTCATTTTGATCACGCTGGTCGTCCAGGGATTGACGCTTCCGTTGATTATCAAACTGATTAAACTGGAAGAAATCGATCACGTTGTGAGGGGTGATGAACAGCAGGCCGGTATCCAGTTGCGTTTGGATACAATTGCTCTGGATCACGTACATAAAAAACACACAGGAGAATTAGCCGATAACGAGTTGCTGTTATTTTACAAAGAGAACATCAAGCTCCGGATGGAAAATACGCAAATGCAACTCAATTCGGCAGAATGCAGCCAGATGAAAGCGGCAGAGGTCAAAAAATACCAAAAAGTACTGATGGAGGTTTATGCCTTGCAGCGAAAGGAATTGTTCAAATTAAGGAAAGAAAAGTTTTTCAGTGATGAAGAGATCCGGAAAGCAGAATTGCAAGTGGATCTGAACGAATTGAAGATTCATAACTCGAAACATTTGTAA